The following are encoded in a window of Torulaspora globosa chromosome 4, complete sequence genomic DNA:
- the CBC2 gene encoding nuclear cap-binding protein subunit CBC2 (ancestral locus Anc_6.171) → MSLAEFDEIKYDHSTKRLDTPSSYLLKKARKNPNGLDELRQSMKSATIYVGNLSFYTSEEQIYELFSKCGTIKRIVMGLDRFKFTPCGFCFIIYNKPEEALNAVKYLSDTKLDDRNITIDIDPGFEDGRQFGRGKSGGQVSDELRFEYDASRGGFAVPFAERVGSGSSNGGSGYGGHRHSRHHGHFGGRRGRNDYVRPPDAMGSFRPPEQQDEQDDDNYVPQ, encoded by the coding sequence ATGTCGTTGGCAGAGTTCGACGAAATCAAGTATGATCACTCTACAAAAAGGTTGGATACTCCCTCTAGTTatttgttgaaaaaagCTAGGAAAAATCCGAATGGATTGGATGAGTTACGGCAATCGATGAAATCTGCGACCATTTACGTGGGCAATCTATCGTTTTACACTTCTGAGGAACAAATATATGAACTTTTCAGTAAATGTGGTACAATCAAGCGAATTGTGATGGGTTTAGATCGTTTCAAATTTACGCCTTGTGGATTTTGTTTTATCATTTACAATAAACCAGAAGAGGCATTGAATGCTGTGAAATATCTCAGTGACACCAAGCTTGATGATAGGAACATCACGATTGACATAGATCCCGGGTTCGAGGATGGCAGACAATTCGGTCGTGGCAAGAGCGGAGGACAAGTGAGTGACGAGCTGAGGTTTGAGTACGATGCCTCAAGGGGAGGATTTGCTGTGCCATTTGCAGAGCGTGTAGGCAGTGGCAGTAGCAATGGCGGCAGTGGCTACGGTGGCCATAGACACTCCAGGCATCACGGACACTTTGGTGGGcgcagaggaagaaatgaCTACGTCCGACCACCAGATGCCATGGGTTCTTTTAGACCACCTGAGCAACAAGACGAGCAGGATGATGATAATTACGTTCCTCAGTGA
- the CUP9 gene encoding Cup9p (ancestral locus Anc_6.170): MSNITPDNQQVRLPSIRILLNSIDTPSTAERNPLPVPAVPVRGLGEYQEDRLAHSSSTQCLQPQQHQQQHLPVMRDHSWQSYAPTFSQRKAEDRVSSSHPNSNDGSNPSGSGGSAGHNGRRSNLPKETVQILNTWLLDHLRNPYPTPQEKRELLIKTGLTKIQLSNWFINVRRRKIFCDYYELANRNRNSSESTERVTEDAVRAATSSSNEEDELAKRFAQAPLTRRKKLIDRLEELKKASRAS, translated from the coding sequence ATGTCAAACATTACTCCAGATAATCAACAGGTAAGGCTGCCATCTATTCGCATCCTGCTGAATTCGATAGATACCCCTTCTACGGCTGAGCGAAATCCTCTACCAGTGCCAGCGGTACCAGTCAGAGGGCTTGGCGAATATCAGGAAGATCGATTAGCTCATAGCAGTAGCACGCAATGCCTGCAGCCgcagcagcaccagcagcaacaTTTGCCCGTGATGCGGGACCACAGTTGGCAAAGTTACGCCCCGACATTTAGCCAACGAAAGGCCGAAGATAGAGTTAGCAGTAGCCATCCGAATTCAAACGATGGCAGCAATCCATCTGGAAGTGGTGGCAGTGCTGGTCACAATGGTAGGAGATCGAATTTACCCAAGGAAACGGTTCAAATTCTGAATACATGGCTATTAGACCATTTACGAAATCCATATCCAACACCACAGGAGAAGCGGGAACTTCTAATAAAAACAGGACTAACCAAGATCCAGTTATCGAACTGGTTCATCAACGTACGAAGGAGAAAGATCTTCTGTGACTACTACGAGTTGGCCAACAGGAATCGAAATTCTAGCGAGAGCACGGAACGAGTCACAGAGGATGCCGTGAGAGCGGCCACATCGTCATCgaatgaggaagacgagtTGGCAAAGAGATTTGCTCAGGCGCCTCTGACAAGACGCAAGAAACTGATTGATCGACTAGAGGAGCTGAAAAAAGCTTCCCGGGCAAGTTAG
- the SPO23 gene encoding Spo23p (ancestral locus Anc_6.169): protein MVDSIKFCGRTIRSLSIGSGTGSSQSSASSGVKTCRWRRFSGSSIGSIGSNSISADTVDADCPSGKPKKLIRLRNLKHGGTTIRNDSGQFEFFYNPLEIGTNPYNTKSLNKDHGFLIELCIDPMSKDVYLADLCIRGENHLSPSRSSPIFADPSIALVPDRRGSLQSDFGVTISGKIRMVVTNTKNAIYIESHRVKLKCFIHQYVCMVDPDKKENCAGKRTVKLCKDEPHENAHMLPYKDIEVDLLSSDGSRYFSFGTYEFPFSFHLIDFPASTLSYFGKTFYRVESVLRVAKSLNSNPPTFDTVLLTDEVNVKRILSSADMNLKHESVSLQGYWDKYQLTYNVMLNSRLMEMDVPFGVSLGLMKERHSMGKIKHISICLAQSISIPCVNSKTLELLPTTYASRNEVELYQIDVESDAEVLKQNESFQYYEVDNLKIPPNDKKFRCKNWLKPFYCEMNTKFQGRARLKICHTIVIKIKLADDENPGSDDGESSTRQTACLSLKMPVLLVDQDMANNLSLPPYNKDTTPTDLSFIDDPPAYHHGDSIEPPKYWTSDSGS from the coding sequence ATGGTGGATAGTATCAAATTTTGCGGAAGGACCATCAGATCTCTGTCTATTGGAAGCGGCACGGGATCATCGCAATCGTCGGCGAGTTCTGGGGTCAAGACATGCAGATGGAGAAGGTTCTCGGGATCCTCGATTGGCAGCATAGGATCGAATTCCATATCGGCAGACACGGTAGATGCCGATTGCCCGTCAGGAAAACCAAAAAAGTTGATTCgattgagaaatttgaagCATGGCGGCACGACAATCAGGAACGATTCAGGGCAGTTTGAGTTCTTTTACAATCCCTTGGAGATTGGTACAAACCCTTACAATACCAAAAGCTTGAATAAAGACCATGGATTCTTGATTGAGCTTTGTATTGATCCGATGAGCAAAGATGTTTATTTGGCGGATTTGTGTATTCGAGGTGAGAATCATTTGTCACCATCTAGATCATCACCGATATTTGCCGATCCGTCCATTGCTCTGGTTCCTGATCGAAGAGGGAGTTTGCAAAGCGATTTTGGTGTCACCATCAGCGGCAAAATCAGAATGGTCGTAACGAACACGAAGAATGCAATTTACATTGAATCGCATCGTGTAAAGTTGAAGTGCTTTATTCACCAGTACGTCTGCATGGTTGATCCagacaagaaagagaatTGCGCTGGTAAGAGAACGGTCAAGCTGTGCAAGGATGAGCCACACGAGAATGCTCACATGCTACCTTACAAGGATATCGAGGTGGATCTACTGTCGAGCGATGGGAGTCGATATTTTTCCTTCGGTACCTACGAATTTCCTTTCTCGTTCCATTTGATTGACTTCCCGGCAAGTACTTTGTCGTATTTTGGGAAAACCTTCTACAGGGTGGAGAGTGTCTTACGCGTGGCAAAGTCCCTAAATTCGAATCCGCCGACATTTGATACTGTACTATTAACTGATGAAGTAAACGTGAAGAGGATTTTGTCCTCGGCTGACATGAATTTGAAGCACGAATCTGTTTCATTGCAAGGGTACTGGGATAAGTACCAACTAACTTATAATGTGATGTTGAACTCAAGGCTAATGGAGATGGACGTGCCGTTCGGCGTTAGCCTCGGTTTGATGAAGGAACGCCATTCCATGGGAAAGATCAAACACATCTCTATCTGCCTAGCACAGTCGATCTCGATACCGTGTGTAAACTCCAAGACGCTCGAACTCCTACCAACGACTTATGCAAGCAGAAACGAGGTTGAACTGTACCAGATAGATGTCGAATCAGATGCGGAAGTGCTGAAGCAAAACGAATCGTTTCAATATTATGAAGTGGATAACTTGAAAATACCGCCTAACGATAAGAAATTCCGTTGCAAAAATTGGCTGAAACCCTTCTACTGCGAGATGAATACGAAGTTCCAGGGCAGAGCTAGGTTGAAGATTTGTCACACCATTGTGATCAAAATAAAGCTCGCCGATGATGAGAACCCTGGGTCGGACGATGGCGAATCATCCACACGACAAACGGCTTGTCTCAGCCTCAAGATGCCCGTCCTTCTGGTGGACCAAGATATGGCGAATAATTTATCCTTACCACCGTACAATAAAGACACAACGCCAACAGATCTTTCATTTATAGACGACCCTCCTGCTTATCATCATGGCGACAGTATAGAACCACCCAAATATTGGACTTCAGACAGCGGCAGCTAG
- the PPQ1 gene encoding protein-serine/threonine phosphatase (ancestral locus Anc_6.172) produces the protein MGNSPSKSNNTNFSVPNSSTSQQNLTPSDDLNANEPIDPDDSRSLPTIHSNEHSTTKNIDISMKATTITNRLRDGKGAPKKFSPPMENTTASADSDMTMVHQSPPLARKGGKSSFDFDVDISTAKAFASTNVVSYSGSDSSYSSTDSTASSNHTLFSPSPSTTTTSTNAHNITSSFGSDAAAGPFGYLKPTARSPQSNLRKQIMHKGVENNSLVKTGASIPNFRDPKKRVFLKRHSHDASSNEGLDIDDAIEKLLKIGETRYYKSRDFPFSSWEIQLICYHAREIFLNQPSLLRLQAPIKVVGDIHGQFSDLLRILKLSGVPAETNYLFLGDYVDRGKQSLETILLLFCYKIKYRDNFFMLRGNHESANVTKMYGFFDECKRRTSSKTWKMFIDVFNTLPFAAIIQDRIFCVHGGISPELRSLRQIENIVRPTDIPDEGLITDILWSDPDSTVSDWSLNDRGVSYTFGKKNVIDFCTQFKFDLVIRGHMVVEDGYEFFAKKKFVTIFSAPNYCGEFNNWGAVMSVTTGLMCSFELLKPHTADNLNGGKKKTSSSTYAKSKTKAINR, from the coding sequence ATGGGAAACAGCCCGTCAAAGTCTAATAACACCAATTTCTCAGTACCGAATTCGTCAACGAGCCAACAAAACTTAACGCCCAGTGATGACCTTAATGCCAATGAACCAATTGACCCTGATGATAGTAGGTCTCTACCTACTATCCATAGCAATGAACATTCGACTACGAAAAACATAGATATATCAATGAAAGCGACGACTATAACCAATAGATTAAGAGATGGCAAGGGAGCGCCAAAGAAGTTTTCTCCGCCTATGGAGAACACCACTGCTTCTGCAGACTCTGATATGACCATGGTGCACCAGAGTCCGCCTTTAGCGAGAAAGGGCGGGAAATCGAGCTTTGATTTCGATGTAGATATTTCTACTGCCAAGGCATTTGCGTCGACAAATGTGGTTAGTTATAGTggcagcgacagcagctaTAGTAGCACCGATAGCACTGCTAGTAGCAATCATACTCTTTTCTCGCCGTCGCCGTCTACCACCACTACCAGCACCAATGCCCATAACATCACTTCATCCTTCGGCAGTGATGCGGCTGCTGGCCCTTTCGGGTACTTGAAACCGACTGCGAGATCGCCTCAAAGCAATCTTCGCAAGCAGATTATGCACAAGGGCGTCGAGAACAACTCCTTGGTGAAGACGGGGGCGTCTATTCCAAACTTCAGGGATCCTAAGAAGAGGGTGTTTCTGAAGAGACACTCACACGACGCTTCTTCCAATGAAGGGTTGGATATCGATGATGCAATTGAGaagttgttgaagatcGGTGAAACTAGGTATTACAAATCAAGAGATTTTCCCTTCAGCTCATGGGAAATTCAGTTGATCTGTTATCACGCTAGGGAAATCTTTCTCAACCAGCCCTCTCTGTTGAGATTACAAGCTCCTATCAAGGTGGTGGGCGATATCCATGGCCAATTTTCAGACCTTTTGCGAATATTGAAACTAAGCGGTGTTCCAGCAGAGACAAACTATTTGTTTCTAGGTGACTACGTTGATCGTGGTAAACAATCACTAGAGACCATTCTGCTGTTGTTCTGCTACAAGATCAAATATAGGGACAATTTTTTCATGTTGAGAGGTAACCATGAATCCGCTAACGTTACCAAGATGTatggtttctttgatgaGTGTAAGAGAAGAACGTCTTCGAAGACGTGGAAAATGTTTATTGATGTTTTCAACACCTTACCATTTGCTGCAATTATCCAAGACAGAATCTTCTGCGTGCATGGTGGTATCTCTCCAGAGTTGAGATCCTTGAGACAGATCGAAAATATCGTTAGGCCAACAGACATCCCTGACGAAGGCCTCATAACAGATATCCTGTGGAGTGATCCAGATTCCACTGTCAGTGATTGGTCCCTCAATGACAGGGGTGTGTCATACACCTTTGGTAAGAAGAACGTAATTGATTTTTGCACTCAATTCAAGTTCGACCTTGTGATCAGAGGACATATGGTCGTCGAAGATGGCTACGAGTTctttgccaagaaaaaattTGTGACAATCTTCTCGGCGCCCAATTACTGTGGCGAGTTCAATAACTGGGGTGCTGTTATGAGTGTTACCACAGGATTGATGTGCAGttttgaacttctgaaGCCTCATACCGCTGACAACCTCAATGGcggaaagaagaaaaccTCGTCATCCACCTATGCAAAATCGAAGACGAAAGCCATAAATCGTTGA
- the CTI6 gene encoding Cti6p (ancestral locus Anc_6.173), which yields MEDGTRQLWELKTLTMEIIREENTLGEEVESPEEEEGETRCVCGEIEPPDDSGLYIQCEQCSVWQHGACVGIADGEDSHVEKYWCEQCKPELHHLYTVDSTGATRSVYKPVAEKRRLSRRSTRRGDAEAETPVVGSDQKGESADVSHSSSPSSGRSHGSRGRKASYGEDRSVDDSKADNRVSAPGSGLEGSDEAERRLQDRKRATFSAREEKQYQWMLEKAIRESRRTSQQEVEAKNSEDGHDRETDSVVGSANHAVEDFKTTSPETGLNGVAQQLEELIPAPESVSTEFSHEAVAATANTTAQSAQAAKNTSETVSRSSNSTSEDDSKRRAPSRRSKRVGNIARKSNRTNRSSSERTANGRGRNNTGARGEIGIDKPMKPRIPPQRTSLNEMRRRVSAILEFISRTQWELSESHSSKDELVRFVENQQFIEQVDSIFEKYDHSFKLMDDLTRSLLLWEKKYSRTSNLHE from the coding sequence ATGGAGGATGGAACGAGGCAGTTGTGGGAGCTGAAGACATTGACTATGGAGATTATCCGGGAGGAAAATACTCTTGGCGAAGAGGTTGAGTCACctgaggaggaggagggAGAGACTCGCTGTGTATGTGGAGAGATTGAGCCGCCCGATGACTCCGGACTGTATATACAGTGCGAGCAGTGTTCCGTCTGGCAGCACGGAGCGTGTGTCGGGATTGCAGACGGTGAGGATAGCCATGTCGAGAAGTACTGGTGCGAGCAATGTAAGCCGGAACTCCACCACCTGTATACCGTTGATAGTACGGGCGCCACCAGATCGGTATACAAGCCAGTGGCAGAGAAGAGACGACTGAGCAGGAGAAGTACTCGGCGCGGCGACGCCGAGGCGGAGACACCAGTGGTGGGCAGTGATCAGAAGGGAGAATCTGCCGACGTTTCGCACTCATCGTCGCCTTCATCGGGCAGATCTCATGGGTCACGTGGACGGAAGGCATCTTATGGTGAGGATAGAAGTGTAGATGATTCGAAGGCTGATAACAGGGTTTCGGCTCCTGGGTCTGGGCTGGAAGGTTCCGATGAAGCTGAGAGAAGGCTGCAGGACCGGAAACGGGCAACATTTTCGGCAAGAGAGGAAAAACAGTACCAATGGATGCTGGAGAAAGCAATTCGTGAGAGCAGACGCACTTCTCAACAGGAGGTCGAAGCGAAGAACTCGGAAGACGGGCACGATCGGGAGACTGATTCGGTTGTAGGCTCTGCCAATCATGCggttgaagatttcaagaCCACGAGCCCGGAAACTGGGTTGAACGGTGTTGCACAACAActggaagaattgatccCAGCGCCGGAAAGTGTGTCTACCGAGTTCAGTCATGAGGCGGTTGCTGCAACCGCCAACACAACAGCACAGTCTGCTCAGGCTGCCAAAAATACTTCCGAGACGGTTTCCCGATCGTCTAACTCTACATCTGAAGACGATAGCAAGAGGCGGGCACCTTCAAGGCGATCAAAACGGGTTGGGAATATTGCCAGAAAGAGCAATAGAACCAACAGAAGCAGTTCAGAGAGAACGGCCAATGGCAGAGGCAGAAATAATACAGGTGCTAGAGGGGAGATCGGCATAGACAAACCGATGAAGCCTAGAATACCACCCCAGAGAACATCTCTAAATGAGATGAGGCGACGAGTATCTGCAATATTGGAGTTCATATCTCGGACTCAATGGGAATTGAGTGAGAGCCACTCTTCGAAAGACGAGCTGGTTAGGTTTGTGGAGAATCAGCAATTTATAGAGCAGGTGGACTCTATTTTCGAAAAGTATGATCACAGCTTCAAGCTGATGGACGATCTAACGAGGTCTTTGTTACTTTGGGAGAAGAAATACTCACGGACTTCCAACCTTCATGAGTAA
- a CDS encoding uncharacterized protein (ancestral locus Anc_6.255), translating to MAFNTPPSQSEYISINNFNQFPVDLREPQQQQLPASPPPFNSPLVYDNNGPSSSGSSSGSSLDFDTLKYKNDISKSFEDDLFYCPRSLLSEQEQLNCEKVDLYMAKQLREYQLALQQHSLHSSSPNSSLARPKFNPYTSQSFSPAPSNGAIR from the coding sequence ATGGCATTCAACACTCCTCCTTCGCAATCTGAATATATCAGTATTAATAATTTCAATCAATTTCCCGTGGATTTGCGAGAGCcgcagcaacagcaactACCAGCGAGCCCCCCACCGTTCAATTCTCCATTAGTCTATGACAATAACGgtccttcttcgtctgGAAGCAGTAGTGGCAGTAGTTTGGATTTTGACACATTGAAATACAAGAATGACATTTCCAAATCATTCGAGGATGATTTGTTCTACTGTCCAAGATCTTTACTGTCCGAACAGGAGCAGTTGAACTGTGAAAAAGTGGATCTATACATGGCAAAACAGCTGAGAGAATATCAGCTGGCTCTGCAACAGCATTCTCTGCATTCATCATCGCCAAATTCAAGCCTCGCCAGGCCCAAATTCAATCCGTATACGTCTCAAAGTTTTAGCCCCGCTCCCAGTAATGGCGCGATCAGGTGA